In the genome of Desulfomonilia bacterium, one region contains:
- a CDS encoding TVP38/TMEM64 family protein has protein sequence MLKKLQDIDKKTKIKFSILLIFSVVIVAFILSNYDWILNKLNDAETIRQYVLSKGFLGFISFVVIQALHVLLVVIPGDIFNFTGGYVFGIPIGFGLSILGIMAGTMSAFFISKTLGAEFVSKLVHHDKLKKISDLVNSTKGSFGIMIICLLPFIPKDLLVYIAGLTPIKASRFFLIYGMSRIPGTLIWVSAGSQTQENNLQGLILTFVALACFIGVGALLQKRYGKSLLKS, from the coding sequence ATGTTGAAAAAACTCCAGGATATTGATAAAAAAACAAAAATCAAGTTCTCTATCCTTCTGATCTTTTCAGTAGTAATTGTGGCATTTATCCTAAGCAATTATGATTGGATTTTAAACAAACTAAATGATGCAGAGACGATAAGACAATATGTTCTTTCTAAAGGGTTCTTAGGATTTATCTCATTTGTTGTTATCCAGGCGTTACATGTTTTGCTGGTTGTGATACCAGGTGATATATTCAATTTCACTGGAGGTTACGTTTTTGGTATTCCGATAGGCTTTGGCTTGTCGATACTGGGTATTATGGCCGGAACAATGAGCGCATTCTTTATTTCTAAAACCTTGGGTGCTGAGTTTGTATCAAAATTGGTACACCATGATAAATTGAAAAAAATAAGCGACTTGGTTAACTCAACTAAAGGCTCATTCGGTATCATGATTATTTGTCTGCTTCCATTCATCCCCAAGGATTTACTGGTGTATATAGCAGGATTGACTCCTATAAAAGCTTCACGATTTTTCTTGATATATGGAATGTCAAGGATACCTGGAACACTAATTTGGGTTTCAGCTGGATCACAGACTCAAGAAAATAATTTGCAGGGGCTAATATTAACCTTTGTTGCATTGGCCTGCTTTATTGGTGTTGGTGCTTTGCTGCAGAAAAGGTACGGGAAAAGTTTATTGAAGAGTTAA
- a CDS encoding GGDEF domain-containing protein: MKDDAKKDFLTGLNNVRQFDTLLNKAINEANERNENLSFLFIDVDFFKKVNDTYGHTEGDLVLKQLGDIIKNTCRSFDIVSRNGGEEFSAILLDCPLDRAVKVAERVRNNIEHHGFILSTGQEIKMTVSIGVSSYPEDTLDADKLVEYSDIALYNAKREGRNNVSTKK; the protein is encoded by the coding sequence ATGAAAGATGACGCTAAGAAAGATTTTTTAACCGGATTGAACAATGTCAGGCAATTTGACACGCTATTAAATAAAGCCATTAACGAAGCAAATGAAAGAAATGAAAATCTCTCGTTTCTTTTTATTGATGTTGATTTTTTTAAAAAAGTAAATGACACTTACGGGCATACTGAAGGAGATCTTGTCTTAAAACAACTAGGCGATATCATCAAAAATACTTGCCGGAGTTTTGATATTGTTTCCCGAAACGGAGGCGAGGAGTTTTCAGCTATACTTCTTGATTGCCCGTTAGATCGAGCTGTCAAAGTTGCTGAACGCGTTAGAAACAATATTGAGCATCATGGTTTTATTTTGAGCACTGGCCAAGAGATAAAAATGACTGTATCAATAGGCGTTTCGTCATATCCGGAAGATACATTAGATGCCGACAAGCTTGTAGAATACTCTGATATTGCTCTATATAA
- a CDS encoding protein kinase family protein: protein MVELMRCFSELKHRGKKYGEYTIEEVAGEGRYGLCFHAKNDHGQRVVLKRFKPSIFARNSDKNAHEAVILSKLRDYRIPELLGVINEKSFYAFVLELKPGITLKDMLFKYNYKFSDEEIFDIGIKIINIIKYLHENGVAHRDIRIPNVLVDQEDVYLIDFGLARFADNNLYKYDLDYSYFGDLLLYLIYSSFQKKDKKRQPWYEELPLKEKQQHFLKRLMGLDIIYESITDIETDFNDAFTIAKDCTRAQTNFEFE from the coding sequence ATGGTTGAGTTGATGCGATGTTTTAGTGAATTAAAACATCGAGGGAAAAAATACGGGGAATATACAATTGAGGAAGTAGCCGGTGAAGGAAGATACGGCTTGTGCTTTCATGCTAAAAACGACCATGGACAAAGGGTTGTTCTTAAAAGATTCAAACCTAGTATCTTTGCGCGAAATTCAGATAAGAATGCACATGAGGCAGTCATACTCTCAAAGCTCAGGGACTATCGAATCCCTGAGCTTCTGGGTGTGATAAATGAAAAATCATTCTATGCGTTTGTATTGGAGTTGAAACCTGGAATTACTCTAAAAGATATGCTTTTTAAGTATAATTATAAATTTTCAGATGAGGAAATATTTGATATTGGGATTAAGATCATAAACATAATCAAATATCTGCATGAAAATGGTGTGGCCCATAGGGATATAAGGATACCTAATGTTCTCGTTGATCAAGAGGATGTATATCTTATTGACTTTGGATTAGCCAGATTTGCAGATAATAACCTATATAAATATGATCTAGATTATTCTTATTTTGGTGACTTACTTCTTTACTTGATTTATTCCTCTTTTCAAAAGAAAGATAAAAAAAGGCAGCCTTGGTATGAGGAATTACCATTAAAGGAAAAGCAACAGCATTTTTTAAAGAGATTAATGGGGCTTGATATTATATATGAAAGCATCACCGATATTGAGACGGATTTTAATGATGCGTTTACTATTGCCAAGGATTGTACAAGGGCACAGACAAATTTCGAATTTGAATAA